The following coding sequences lie in one Vidua chalybeata isolate OUT-0048 chromosome 16, bVidCha1 merged haplotype, whole genome shotgun sequence genomic window:
- the ROGDI gene encoding protein rogdi homolog, with amino-acid sequence MAAAMATQGERAVLEEEFKWLLQEEVHAVLRQLQDILKEASHRFALPTSGSGGAVKQENFVLSTSGTDQVKGVMTLQGDALCQADVNLKMPRNNQLLHFAFREDKQWKLQQIQDARNHVNQAIYLLMNRDVNYQFKTGLEVLKLMDAVMLQLSRARNRLTTPATLTLPEIASSGLTKMFTPALPPDILVNFYINLNKLCLTVYQLHVMQPTTTKNFKPAGGSVLHNPGAMFEFGSQRYEVSHVHKVECVVPWLNDALVFFTVSLQLCQQLKDKISVFSSYWNYRPY; translated from the exons ATGGCGGCGGCGATGGCGACCCAGGGGGAGCGAGCGGTGCTG gaagaagaatttaaatGGCTTTTACAAGAAGAGGTCCATGCTGTTTTGAGACAGCTGCAGGATATTTTGAAG GAGGCCTCCCACCGCTTTGCCTTGCCCACCAGTGGCTCAGGAGGAGCTGTCAAGCAAGAGAACTTTGTACTAAGCACATCAGG CACAGACCAGGTGAAAGGTGTGATGACGCTGCAGGGAGATGCACTGTGTCAAGCT gATGTTAATCTGAAAATGCCCAGAAACAATCAGCTCCTGCATTTTGCATTCCGGGAAGACAAGCAGTGGAAATTGCAGCAG ATCCAGGATGCTAGAAACCATGTGAACCAAGCCATTTACCTGCTTATGAACAGAGATGTGAACTACCAGTTCAAAACAGGCTTGGAGGTGCTCAAG CTTATGGATGCTGTGATGTTGCAGCTCTCCAGAGCCCGAAATCGGCTGACCACTCCTGCCACTCTGACACTACCAGAAATTGCCTCCAGTGGTCTCACA AAAATGTTCACTCCTGCGCTGCCTCCGGACATCCTTGTGAATTTCTATATTAACCTGAACAAGCTGTGCCTCACTGTCTACCAGCTCCACGTGATGCAGCCTACCACAACCAAG aACTTCAAGCCTGCTGGAGGGTCTGTTTTGCACAATCCTGGGGCCATGTT TGAGTTTGGCAGCCAGCGATATGAAGTCAGCCATGTCCATAAAGTGGAATGTGTTGTCCCGTGGTTAAATGATGCCCTTGTCTTCTTCACAGTTTCACTGCAGCTTTGCCAGCAACTGAAGGACAAG ATCTCCGTTTTCTCCAGTTACTGGAACTACAGGCCATATTAA
- the GLYR1 gene encoding cytokine-like nuclear factor N-PAC isoform X1, producing the protein MAAVSLRLGDLVWGKLGRYPPWPGKIVNPPKDLKKPRGKKCFFVKFFGTEDHAWIKVEQLKPYHPHKEEMIKINKGKRFQQAVDAVEEFLRKTKGKDQASSHNSTEEKNRHNSSEERGKQSAGEEKRKASLSEGRVKKGTGEGKKRVSSVSSERGSKSPLKRAQDQSPRKRGRPPKDEKDLTIPESSTVKRVMTGAVAGFKWPPSVSEPVKDSDPHFHHFLLSQTEKPAVCYQAITKKLKVCEEETGSTSIQAADSTAVNGSITPTDKKIGFLGLGLMGSGIVSNLLKMGHTVTVWNRTAEKCDLFIQEGARLGRTPAEVVSTCDITFACVSDPKAAKDLVLGPSGVLQGIRPGKCYVDMSTVDADTVTELAQVIVSRGGRFLEAPVSGNQQLSNDGMLVILAAGDRGLYEDCSSCFQAMGKTSFFLGEVGNAAKMMLIVNMVQGSFMATIAEGLTLAQVTGQSQQTLLDILNQGQLASIFLDQKCQNILQGNFKPDFYLKYIQKDLRLAIALGDSVNHPTPMAAAANEVYKRAKALDQSDNDMSAVYRAYIH; encoded by the exons ATGGCGGCCGTGAGTCTGAGGCTCGGAGATCTGGTGTG ggGGAAACTGGGCCGTTACCCTCCATGGCCAGGGAAG ATTGTTAACCCGCCTAAAGATCTGAAGAAACCTCGAGGAAAAAAGTGCTTCTTTGTGAAGTTTTTTGGAACAGAAGATCA tgcTTGGATCAAAGTGGAGCAGCTGAAGCCTTATCACCCTCACAAAGAGGAAATGATAAAGATTAACAAGGGTAAGCGCTTCCAGCAAGCTGTGGATGCTGTAGAGGAGTTTCTTAGAAAAACCAAAGGCAAGGACCAG GCATCTTCCCATAACTCCACTGAAGAGAAGAATCGGCATAATTCAAGTGAAGAAAGAGGCAAGCAATCTGCTGGTGAAGAGAAACGCAAAGCCAGTTTGTCTGAAGGAAGGGTGAAGAAGGGcacaggggaaggaaaaaagagggttTCTTCTGTCTCGTCAGAGAGAGGATCAAAGTCACCCTTGAAAAGAGCCCAGGATCAGAGCCCCCGAAAGCGGGGGCGTCCACCCAAGGATGAGAAG GACCTCACAATTCCAGAGTCAAGTACAGTGAAGAGAGTGATGACTGGAGCAGTGGCTGGATTTAAATGGCCACCGAGTGTGAGTGAG CCTGTGAAAGACAGTGATCCACACTTTCATCACTTCCTGCTGAGCCAGACAGAGAAG CCAGCTGTCTGCTATCAAGCCATCACAAAGAAGCTGAAGGTTTGTGAAGAG GAGACAGGATCCACCTCCATCCAGGCAGCAGACAGCACAGCAGTCAATGGCAGCATCACACCTACAGACAAAAA GATAGGATTTCTGGGCCTTGGTCTGATGGGAAGTGGCATTGTCTCCAACTTACTAAAGATGGGTCACACTGTCACTGTCTGGAACCGGACTGCCGAGAAG TGTGATTTGTTCATCCAGGAGGGTGCACGGCTGGGAAGAACCCCTGCTGAAGTAGTCTCCACCTGTGACATCACGTTTGCCTGTGTATCAGATCCAAAAGCAGCAAAGGAT CTGGTGCTTGGTCCAAGTGGAGTGTTGCAGGGGATTCGCCCAGGGAAGTGTTATGTGGATATGTCCACTGTGGATGCAGATACAGTCACAGAGCTGGCCCAG gtgatAGTGTCCCGAGGTGGTCGCTTTCTGGAAGCACCAGTCTCAGGAAACCAGCAGCTCTCTAATGATGGAATGCTTGTGATCCTGGCAGCTGGCGACAGGGGTTTATATGAggactgcagcagctgtttccAAGCCATGGGGAAGACCTCTTTTTTCCTAG GTGAAGTAGGCAATGCTGCCAAGATGATGCTGATTGTGAACATGGTCCAAGGCAGCTTCATGGCAACAATAGCAGAAGGACTGACTTTGGCTCAAGTGACTGGCCAGTCCCAGCAGACCCTTCTGGATATCCTCAATCAGGGACAACTTGCCAGCATCTTCCTGGACCAGAAGTGCCAAA ATATCTTGCAAGGAAACTTTAAACCTGATTTCTACCTGAAATATATCCAGAAGGATCTTAGATTAGCTATTGCACTGGGCGATTCTGTCAACCACCCAACTCCCATGGCCGCTGCTGCCAACGAG GTCTATAAACGAGCAAAAGCATTGGACCAATCTGACAACGACATGTCCGCAGTGTACAGGGCCTACATCCATTAG
- the GLYR1 gene encoding cytokine-like nuclear factor N-PAC isoform X2, protein MAAVSLRLGDLVWGKLGRYPPWPGKIVNPPKDLKKPRGKKCFFVKFFGTEDHAWIKVEQLKPYHPHKEEMIKINKGKRFQQAVDAVEEFLRKTKGKDQDLTIPESSTVKRVMTGAVAGFKWPPSVSEPVKDSDPHFHHFLLSQTEKPAVCYQAITKKLKVCEEETGSTSIQAADSTAVNGSITPTDKKIGFLGLGLMGSGIVSNLLKMGHTVTVWNRTAEKCDLFIQEGARLGRTPAEVVSTCDITFACVSDPKAAKDLVLGPSGVLQGIRPGKCYVDMSTVDADTVTELAQVIVSRGGRFLEAPVSGNQQLSNDGMLVILAAGDRGLYEDCSSCFQAMGKTSFFLGEVGNAAKMMLIVNMVQGSFMATIAEGLTLAQVTGQSQQTLLDILNQGQLASIFLDQKCQNILQGNFKPDFYLKYIQKDLRLAIALGDSVNHPTPMAAAANEVYKRAKALDQSDNDMSAVYRAYIH, encoded by the exons ATGGCGGCCGTGAGTCTGAGGCTCGGAGATCTGGTGTG ggGGAAACTGGGCCGTTACCCTCCATGGCCAGGGAAG ATTGTTAACCCGCCTAAAGATCTGAAGAAACCTCGAGGAAAAAAGTGCTTCTTTGTGAAGTTTTTTGGAACAGAAGATCA tgcTTGGATCAAAGTGGAGCAGCTGAAGCCTTATCACCCTCACAAAGAGGAAATGATAAAGATTAACAAGGGTAAGCGCTTCCAGCAAGCTGTGGATGCTGTAGAGGAGTTTCTTAGAAAAACCAAAGGCAAGGACCAG GACCTCACAATTCCAGAGTCAAGTACAGTGAAGAGAGTGATGACTGGAGCAGTGGCTGGATTTAAATGGCCACCGAGTGTGAGTGAG CCTGTGAAAGACAGTGATCCACACTTTCATCACTTCCTGCTGAGCCAGACAGAGAAG CCAGCTGTCTGCTATCAAGCCATCACAAAGAAGCTGAAGGTTTGTGAAGAG GAGACAGGATCCACCTCCATCCAGGCAGCAGACAGCACAGCAGTCAATGGCAGCATCACACCTACAGACAAAAA GATAGGATTTCTGGGCCTTGGTCTGATGGGAAGTGGCATTGTCTCCAACTTACTAAAGATGGGTCACACTGTCACTGTCTGGAACCGGACTGCCGAGAAG TGTGATTTGTTCATCCAGGAGGGTGCACGGCTGGGAAGAACCCCTGCTGAAGTAGTCTCCACCTGTGACATCACGTTTGCCTGTGTATCAGATCCAAAAGCAGCAAAGGAT CTGGTGCTTGGTCCAAGTGGAGTGTTGCAGGGGATTCGCCCAGGGAAGTGTTATGTGGATATGTCCACTGTGGATGCAGATACAGTCACAGAGCTGGCCCAG gtgatAGTGTCCCGAGGTGGTCGCTTTCTGGAAGCACCAGTCTCAGGAAACCAGCAGCTCTCTAATGATGGAATGCTTGTGATCCTGGCAGCTGGCGACAGGGGTTTATATGAggactgcagcagctgtttccAAGCCATGGGGAAGACCTCTTTTTTCCTAG GTGAAGTAGGCAATGCTGCCAAGATGATGCTGATTGTGAACATGGTCCAAGGCAGCTTCATGGCAACAATAGCAGAAGGACTGACTTTGGCTCAAGTGACTGGCCAGTCCCAGCAGACCCTTCTGGATATCCTCAATCAGGGACAACTTGCCAGCATCTTCCTGGACCAGAAGTGCCAAA ATATCTTGCAAGGAAACTTTAAACCTGATTTCTACCTGAAATATATCCAGAAGGATCTTAGATTAGCTATTGCACTGGGCGATTCTGTCAACCACCCAACTCCCATGGCCGCTGCTGCCAACGAG GTCTATAAACGAGCAAAAGCATTGGACCAATCTGACAACGACATGTCCGCAGTGTACAGGGCCTACATCCATTAG
- the MRPS34 gene encoding 28S ribosomal protein S34, mitochondrial — MARKKLHRPIAAMAKKIREYRELKDRPRDSQRFAVDYETMRRPLTQKRLPVRAWEDVRNENRLFALLCRLPRFGVGRTVTRKSWLWAHHEPCYWVITKVKADYMAENMDHGRAWGYLTFKGKTEEEVREIDKAMYHDWRMVPKHEEEAFKKFTPVPEATVRFLPYPPLLRAMILAQWQKEGRPIMEEPNIDLEKVLASPQEWAKKKATGTLCLDIMTAKWRAISLGTASGSLNTAEGSEQEARNMTSILR, encoded by the exons ATGGCCCGCAAGAAACTGCACCGGCCCATCGCCGCCATGGCCAAGAAGATCCGCGAGTACCGGGAGCTGAAGGATCGGCCACGGGACTCTCAGCGCTTCGCTGTGGACTACGAGACCATGCGGCGGCCGCTAACGCAGAAACGGCTGCCCGTGCGAGCCTGGGAGGACGTGCGGAACGAGAACCGACTGTTTGCGCTGCTCTGCCGCCTGCCGCGCTTCGGCGTGGGCCGCACCGTCACCCGCAAGTCCTGGCTGTGGGCGCACCACGAGCCCTGCTACTGGGTCATCACCAAGGTGAAGGCGGACTACATGGCCGAG AACATGGACCATGGAAGAGCCTGGGGCTACCTGACCTTCAAAG GCAAAACTGAAGAGGAAGTGAGGGAGATCGACAAAGCCATGTACCATGACTGGCGTATGGTGCCCAAACACGAGGAGGAAGCCTTCAAGAAATTCACCCCAGTGCCTGAGGCGACTGTTCGGTTCCTGCCATACCCACCACTGCTCCGAGCCATGATCCTTGCACAGTGGCAGAAGGAGGGAAGACCAATCATGGAAGAGCCAAATATTGATCTGGAGAAGGTCCTGGCCTCTCCTCAAGAGTGGGCAAAGAAAAAAGCTACTGGGACACTG tgcctgGACATCATGACAGCCAAATGGAGAGCCATTAGCTTAGGCACAGCATCTGGTTCTCTGAACACTGCAGAAGGCAGTGAGCAAGAAGCGAGGAACATGACTTCAATACTAAGATAA